CAGGTCTTGGCGCGGTCTACCCATCCGGCCCTGCTTGGGTAGCAGCGGCTCGATGAGCTCCCACTCCGCATCGCTGAGGTCAGAGGGATACGCCTTGCGATCGCCAGCCACCTCAGCAGCATGCCCTACCAAGACCCACATCTGAAACAGTCACTCAGCGATGGTGGTGATGAGCTTGACCACGTCGCCGATCTCTCGACTCGAGGCACCCAGACGTTCAATCGTCGCGCCGGCATCGCCCGCGGCGGCGACCGCGGTCGCGGCGGTGGAGGAGGCCTCGGCGGTGGAGGAGGCGATCTCGGTGATCGCCGCGGTCATCTCCTCCCCAGCCGCGGCGACGGTGCCGATGTTGGCGCTGATCTGCTCCGTGGCCGCAGAGACCACCTGCGACTGCGACGCGGACTCCTCCGCGCCGGAGGACAGCTGCGTAGCCACGGCGGTCAGCTCCTCGCTGGAGGCGGCCAGGGTGGTGGCGTTGTCGGTGACCTCACGCATCACCGCGGCCAAGCTGTCCAAGGAGGTGTTGGTCGCTGCCGCCAGGCGTCCGACCTCGTCCTTGCTCACGTAGTCCACCCGCTGGTCCAACCGGCCCTTCGCCAGGCCCTCCACGACGGTGACGGTCTGGGCCAGGGGGCGAGCGATGGAGCGGGCGATGACCCCGGCGATGACGATAGCCAGCAGCAACGCCAAGCCGGCGCAGCCGGCAATAACAGCCACCGCCTGGT
The sequence above is a segment of the Kineococcus rhizosphaerae genome. Coding sequences within it:
- a CDS encoding transposase, which produces MWVLVGHAAEVAGDRKAYPSDLSDAEWELIEPLLPKQGRMGRPRQDL
- a CDS encoding HAMP domain-containing protein; the protein is MNIAANGKAAYHQAVAVIAGCAGLALLLAIVIAGVIARSIARPLAQTVTVVEGLAKGRLDQRVDYVSKDEVGRLAAATNTSLDSLAAVMREVTDNATTLAASSEELTAVATQLSSGAEESASQSQVVSAATEQISANIGTVAAAGEEMTAAITEIASSTAEASSTAATAVAAAGDAGATIERLGASSREIGDVVKLITTIAE